GGTGGACACAGTCAAGTCCATCCCGCTGATCGTTGGCATCAACCTGTTCGGCAACGCGGGCGACGAGACGCCCACCGGCCTGCCCGCCGCCATCGAGCAGGGCTTCAACCAGAGCAGCGGCGGCCACGGCGCGCTGGCGGCGCTGGCCTTCATGGTCTTCGTGCTGCTCTACACCCCCTGCATGGTGGCCGCCGCCGCCACCCGCCACGAGCTGGGCAGCAAGTGGATGTGGTTTAGCATCTTCGGCCAACTGGGTATCGCCTGGGTGGTGGCCGTGATCGTGTTCCAGGTCGGCAGGGCGCTGGGCCTGGGCTAAGAAAGAGAAACGCAATGCTCCATCGAGTGCTAGAGGAGCTTCAGCAGTCATCCGCCCCCATCAGCCTGGATGCGCTCAGCGCCAGGCTGGGCATCGAGCGGACCGCACTGGAGGGCATGATCGCCTACTGGGTGCGCAAGGGCCGCCTGAGCGACAGCGCCGTGGCGGGCTGCAGCACCAGCAACTGCGGCTCGTGCGCCGTCGGCCCCAAGGGCTGCTCGTTCGCGCAGAGCAGCCCGCGCGTGATCACCCTGGTGGACCAGCGCAGGCACTAGGACACATCGGCGGGCGCAAACAAGGGCAGGGGTGGCAATCCACCCCTGCCCTTTGCCATGCACGCCCGATGGACCGGCCTAGCCCTCGCTCAGCTCGGCGGCGCGGCCCACAGCGGGGGCGCGGCCCAGCAGCGCGAACACGCCCAGCGCGCAGCAGCCCAGCGCCGCCATCACCGCCGCCATCGGCAGGGCGCTCGTGCCGCCGCCCAGCCCCACGAACGGGGCCGCCGCCGCGCCCAGCGCGTACTGCAGCACGCCGATCAGCGCCGAGGCGCTGCCCGCCATGCGCGGGTGGCCCGACAGCGCTAGCGTGGTGGCGTTGGGCAGCACCAGGCCCATGCTGGCCACCACCACGAACAGCGCAGGCAGGATGCCCCACAGCCCAGCCCCGGCCAGCACCACCGCCAGCAGCGCCACGCCGCCCAGCGCCGTGCCCGCCAGGCCTGCGCCCAGCAGCCGCCGTGGCGAGACCCGCCCCACCAGCCGACCGCTCACCTGCCCCACCACCATCAGCCCCAGCGCGTTTGCGCCGAAGATCATGCTGAAGGCCTGCGGCGAGACGCCGTACAGATCCTGCAGCACAAACGACGAGCCAGAGATATAGGCGAACATCGAGCTGAAGGCCAGCCCGCACGAGAGCGCGTAGCGCATGAAGCCGCCGTCGCCCAGCAGCGTGCGGAAGGTGCGCAGCGTGGCACCCACCCCGCCCGACTGGCGGTGCTCGTCGGCCAGGGTCTCGGGCAGCAGCAGCGCGGCCAGCAGCAGCAGCACG
The sequence above is a segment of the Chloroflexia bacterium SDU3-3 genome. Coding sequences within it:
- a CDS encoding multidrug effflux MFS transporter, producing the protein MGTSPVPHRVRLIIILGALSAFGPLSLDMYLPALPSLAQSFGASVSAAQITLSACLVGLALGQVLAGPLSDAVGRRRPLLVGVAAYALASLLCVFAPSIGAFALLRLMQGVAGAAGIVIARAIVRDLFAGVEAAKVFSLLMLVNGLAPILAPVFGGQLLRLTSWRGVFATLAVVGVLLLLAALLLPETLADEHRQSGGVGATLRTFRTLLGDGGFMRYALSCGLAFSSMFAYISGSSFVLQDLYGVSPQAFSMIFGANALGLMVVGQVSGRLVGRVSPRRLLGAGLAGTALGGVALLAVVLAGAGLWGILPALFVVVASMGLVLPNATTLALSGHPRMAGSASALIGVLQYALGAAAAPFVGLGGGTSALPMAAVMAALGCCALGVFALLGRAPAVGRAAELSEG